Genomic segment of Acidobacteriota bacterium:
AGGAGCGCTCGCCGGCGGTTCTCGAACACCTGACGGAAGTGACCTGGGGGATGGGGGAGGCGAGCATCTGTGGCCTCGGCCAAGCGGCCTTCTATCCGTTGACTTCCGCGATGAAGTATTTCCCAGCAGAATTCGGCCTCCCCGGAGGAACGACGTGAGCAAATCGAACGGTCGACCGGTCCTCAATCTCGACGGCAGGGAAGTTTCCTTCAATGCCGGCGAAACCATCCTGCAAGCGGCGCAGCGGGCGGAAGTCACCATTCCGACCCTGTGCCATGATCCCCGGCTGACGCCGGCGGCGGCCTGCCGTATCTGCCTGGTGGAAGTCGAAGGCGCCCGGCTGATGCAGCCGGCTTGCGCCACCCGCGCCCAGGACGGCATGGTGATCAAGACCGAGGGCGAGCGGGTGGACCGCAATCGCCGCTTCATTCTTTCGCTCCACCTGGCCGACACGGTGGCCGATCGTGAGCGCGCCGAGGACAACAATCCGTCGCGCGTCTTTGCCCACGTCGACACCTACGGCTGTGCCGGCGCCTGGCCGTCGGTGGAGTCCCCGCGCCAGGGGCGGCCGGAAGACGTCAATCCGTTCATCGAGTTCCGTGCCGACCGCTGCATCGCCTGCTCGCTGTGCACTCGCTACTGCGACCAGGTGGAGGCGGTGAGCGCCATCAGCCTGGCCGGCCGCGGCGCTCACACCACCATTTCGACGGCCGATCGCAAGGGCCTCGTCGATTCGACCTGCGAGCTCTGCGGTGGCTGTGTCGACGTCTGTCCCACCGGCGCCATGACGGAAAAGCAGGCGGTGCTCTACGGCAAGCCCGAGTCGGAGCTCGAGAAGGTCCGCTCGACCTGCAACTTCTGTGGCGTCGGCTGCCAGATCGACCTCAACGTCGATCGTGCCGCCAACCGCGTGGTCAAGGTCACCAGCCCGCCGCCGGGGACCACCGTCAACGACGGCAACCTGTGCGTCAAGGGGCGCTTCGCCAACGACTTCATCCATCACGAAGAGCGCTTGACGGTGCCGCTGGTGCGGGGGGAGGACGGCGAGCTTCACGAGGCCACCTGGGACGAAGCCCTTGACCGCGTCGCTGAGGGGCTCGCCGGCGTGTCCGATCGCCACGGCGCCGATGCCCTGGCTTTCATCAGCTCCAGCCGCTGCACCATGGAGGAGAACTACCTGGTTCAAAAGATGGCGCGGGCGGCATTCCAAACCCACAATGTCCATCAGTGTGCCGCCACTTGACACGCTCCCACGGTCGCCGGTCTGGTGACCACGTTCGGGGCGGGGGCGATGACCAACTCGATCCCGGAGATCCGCGACGCCGAGTTCCTCTTCGTCATCGGCTCCAACACCACCGAGGCCCATCCCATCATCGCCATGGAGATGAAGCGCGCGGTGCATCGCGGCGCCAAGCTGGCAGTGGCGGATCCGCGGGCCATTTGGCTCACCCAGGTGGCGGACTGGCATCTGCAGCTCGCCCCGGGGAGCGATGTTTGGTTGCTCAACGCCATGGCCCACGTCATCGTCACCGAGGGTCTGGTGAAGGAAGACTGGGTCGCCGCCAACACGGAAGGCTTCGAGGCGGTCCGGGACACGGTGCTGCGTTACTCGCCGGAAGAGGCGGAGAAGATGACCGGCGTGCCCGCGGCGACCATCCGCGAGGTCGCCCGCGCCTACGCGACGACCGAAAAGGCCGGGATCTACTACACCCTCGGGATCACCGAGCACACCCACGGGACGGACAACGTCTACGCCCTCTCCAACCTGGTGCTGATGACCGGCCACCTCGGAATCCGGTCGGCGGGCCTCAACCCGCTGCGCGGCCAGAACAACGTTCAGGGAGCGAACGACGCCGGCGCGACGCCGGTCTTCTATCCCGGCTATCAGCGGGTCGACGAGCCTGGCGTGGCGGAGAAGTTCGCCGAGGCCTGGGGCGTGCCGCAGAGCTGCGATCCGGGGCTCAACCTCAACGAGATGATGAAGGAGATGTCCAAGGGCAAGATCAAGGGCGTCTTTCTGATGGGCGAGGACATCGTCATCTCGGAGCCCAACGTCGGACGGGTGGAGGAGGCACTCAACGGCATCGAGTTCCTGGCCGTGCAGGACATCTTCTTCAATGAGAGCTGCCGCTGGGCCGACGTCATCTTGCCAGCCGCCTGTTTCGCCGAAAAGGAAGGCACCTTCACCAACTCGGACCGCCGGGTGCAGCGGGTGCGCAAGGCGATCGAACCGCCAGGCCAGGCCCGCGCCGACTGGCGCATCCTGCTCGACATCATGGAGCGCTCCGGCTTCGAGCAGCCGGCCTATGCCGGTCCGCACGAGATCTACGATGAGCTGGCGGCGCTGGCACCAAAGTTCTCCGGCATCTCCCACCAGCGCATCGAGGCCGAAGGTGGCTTGCAGTGGCCGGTGACCTCGGCGACGGACCAGTCCACCGAGTTTCTCCACGGTGGCGGCGTCCTGCGGGGCAAAGGGCTGTTCCAGGCGGTCGATTACCGGCCGCCCTTCGAGGTCGCCGATCCCGAGTACCCACTGGTGTTGTCGACCGGGCGCACCCTCTATCACTACAACGCCGCCACCCAGACGCGGCGTAACCAAGGCTTGGCCACCAAGCAGCCCGAGGCCTTCGTCGAGATCCATCGCTCGAATGCCCGCAAGCTGGGTCTCGAAGATGGCCAGATGGTCGACGTGGTCAGCCGCCGGGGCCGGGTGCGCTGCCGCGCCATGATCAGTCGTCAGGTGCGTCCCAATGCCATCTGGATGCCCTTCCATTTCCCGGAGGCCCGCACCAATTACCTGACCACCGACGCTGGCGACGCGGTGACCGGTACCGGCGAGTACAAGGTTTGCGCCGCCCGCATCGAGCCGGTGGTGGAAAGCCGGGCCGAGAAGGTCTTCCCGGGCGCCTTCGCCCTCGCCGAAGGTTGAGGGTTGTCGGAGCCATGCGACTAGCCGACGGCGCTGAGGATCAGAGGGAACGATTCTTCGGTTCCCAGAAGACGCTTGAGGCAGGTGATTCTCGATCCCTTCGTGATCGGCTCGCGGCCGTGAATATTGCGGTTCCTGGTCGAACCAAAGGGCGAAAGACCGACGACGGCGAGCGGTACTGCATCGTGCAGTACCTTCGTACCCTTGACCAGGTTGGTTGTTTGGATTTCCCCATCCGGGTAGAGAAGCGCGAGCGGCCTGACTTTGAGGTGCTATCGGGGGAAAAGGTGGTCGGCCTCGAGTGCACTGAGGCAGGAAGCACGTCGGCGCATCGTGCTGACGCCGAGCTCGAGAAGGCTCCCAGGGGATCGGTTCTCGAAGGCACCAAGCTTAGGAAGCCGGGCGAGAGTTTGAAGGACTCTCCGATGTTCGGAGACGAGCCAGAGCGCCTTTGGGTCGAGGACATCCTTGACACATTGCGGAGCAAGCAGGGGAAGCTCTCCGGTTATCAGGAGTTTCCCGAGCAGCACCTCCTTATCTATGACAATTCTCAGTATCGTACGTTGACGGCTTGGACGGTGACCGATCTCCCCAGGCGGCTAGCAGATGGGATCAACGAATTGCCTGGCTATGGTTCGGAGCCTGGGCAACGCTTTCAACGGGTTTCGGTTCTGCGCGATCGAGTGCTGATGTACGACATCACCGGTTCTCCTCTCTTGCTGCCGGTTCCCGTGGGCTCCGCCTTGCCGCCCCTGATGCCCCTCGACCGGCTCGGAGTTTCGGAGCTTGCGTTGCGAGAATTCTGCCGCAAGTATCGGATCCGGAAGTTGGGATTCTTTGGCTCCGTGAGGGAAGACGATCGATTCGGACCCCAGAGCGACGTGGATGTCTTGGTGGAGTTCGAACCGGAATTCGGGCTCGGACTCCTTCAGTTGGCGCTGATCGAATTTGAGCTAACCAATCTGCTGGAGCGCAAAGCCGACCTCAGAACGGTCCTCGACCTCAGCCGATACTTTCGGGAAGAGGTAGTGCGCGACAAGACCGAGCTCGCCTATGTCGCCGGCTGACGTCGTTCGAGTTCGTCACATGCTCGAGGCGGTTCGCAAGAGCCGGGAGTTCGCTCAAGGCCGCCGACGGGAAGATTTGGACAACGATGAGCAACTCTCGTTGGCACTACAGCGGCTTCTCGAGGTACTAGGTGAAGCAGCCTCCAAAGTCACTTTGGAGGGGCGGCAACTGGCTCCGGAAATTCCTTGGAGAGCGATATCGGGCATGAGGAACCGTCTGATCCACGCTTACTTCGACGTCGATCTCGACATCGTCTGGAGGACGATTTCGGATGAGCTGCCTCCTCTCGAAGGTGTGCTCGAAGCGCTCCTCACGTCTGTCGATAAGGAGTGACGCATGGTGCCGGTACCCGGTCGTTCTCGGCGCCCGACCGAACAGCTCTCTCCCCTAAACCGGGATGGGATAGCCAGGACCTGGTAGCTTGCTGGGCCGATGAACCAACAGGAACGGCAGGGAGTCCAGGCACCGGCGCGACGCCTGCCGCTCTTCTACCTCGCCGTGGCCCATCTCTCGCTGGCGCTTGTGGCTCTGGAGCTGGCCCTCGATCCCTTCGCCTTCGCGGGTTTTTTATGTGCATCCTAGGATGTTGGCGGTCACCCATTTGGTGACCCTTGGTTGGATCACCGGAAGCATTCTCGGAATGACCTAATTGCTGGCGCCCATGGCCTTGCGGATCCGTCTTCCTGCGGGCAAGGGCGATGGTTGGCGGCCCGACGGCATCGCCGCTCGTGTTGGTGGGCCGTTACAGCGGCTGCAACCAAGGTCGATCGAGCTCGAGGGTCGAGCGGACTTCCCTCTGCAAGGCGATGAACTCGGGTTGGTCGCGCAACGGGTCGAAAAGCTGAAACTGCAGCGCCGCCGGCAGCAGGGGAGTTCTTTGCTCCCAGCCCTGGCGTAAGTAGGCGAGGGCGCGCTGGTGCTCGCCGGCGCCGGCGGCGGTCAGGGCGCCGAGCTCGGGGAAGAGCGGCGTGGTGGCGTGAATCGCCTCGAAACGGTGGTGGAGAAGCTGCCAGAGGAGCCTCGCCTGTCCGCGGTCGCGAATCGCCTCGACGATGGTCGCGATGGTGTCTTGCGGAATGCCGCGCGGTTCCAGGAACAGGCGGGTTTCCTCGGCGAGCTCGCTCCAGCGACCCTGATTCTGGAAGATGACGATGCGCACCAGTCGGCCGGCGTCGTAGGGGTAGGCGAGGGTGAGCCCCTTTTCGGCGTGCTCGAGGGCGCACTCGAAGTCACCGGAGGCGTAGAGAAACCAGTCGATCTCGGAGGCCAGCCCCGGGTGGAAGGGGGTCAGCTCGGAGAGCTGGAGGGCGG
This window contains:
- a CDS encoding HepT-like ribonuclease domain-containing protein translates to MLEAVRKSREFAQGRRREDLDNDEQLSLALQRLLEVLGEAASKVTLEGRQLAPEIPWRAISGMRNRLIHAYFDVDLDIVWRTISDELPPLEGVLEALLTSVDKE
- the fdhF gene encoding formate dehydrogenase subunit alpha, which produces MSKSNGRPVLNLDGREVSFNAGETILQAAQRAEVTIPTLCHDPRLTPAAACRICLVEVEGARLMQPACATRAQDGMVIKTEGERVDRNRRFILSLHLADTVADRERAEDNNPSRVFAHVDTYGCAGAWPSVESPRQGRPEDVNPFIEFRADRCIACSLCTRYCDQVEAVSAISLAGRGAHTTISTADRKGLVDSTCELCGGCVDVCPTGAMTEKQAVLYGKPESELEKVRSTCNFCGVGCQIDLNVDRAANRVVKVTSPPPGTTVNDGNLCVKGRFANDFIHHEERLTVPLVRGEDGELHEATWDEALDRVAEGLAGVSDRHGADALAFISSSRCTMEENYLVQKMARAAFQTHNVHQCAATUHAPTVAGLVTTFGAGAMTNSIPEIRDAEFLFVIGSNTTEAHPIIAMEMKRAVHRGAKLAVADPRAIWLTQVADWHLQLAPGSDVWLLNAMAHVIVTEGLVKEDWVAANTEGFEAVRDTVLRYSPEEAEKMTGVPAATIREVARAYATTEKAGIYYTLGITEHTHGTDNVYALSNLVLMTGHLGIRSAGLNPLRGQNNVQGANDAGATPVFYPGYQRVDEPGVAEKFAEAWGVPQSCDPGLNLNEMMKEMSKGKIKGVFLMGEDIVISEPNVGRVEEALNGIEFLAVQDIFFNESCRWADVILPAACFAEKEGTFTNSDRRVQRVRKAIEPPGQARADWRILLDIMERSGFEQPAYAGPHEIYDELAALAPKFSGISHQRIEAEGGLQWPVTSATDQSTEFLHGGGVLRGKGLFQAVDYRPPFEVADPEYPLVLSTGRTLYHYNAATQTRRNQGLATKQPEAFVEIHRSNARKLGLEDGQMVDVVSRRGRVRCRAMISRQVRPNAIWMPFHFPEARTNYLTTDAGDAVTGTGEYKVCAARIEPVVESRAEKVFPGAFALAEG
- a CDS encoding nucleotidyltransferase domain-containing protein, which produces MRLADGAEDQRERFFGSQKTLEAGDSRSLRDRLAAVNIAVPGRTKGRKTDDGERYCIVQYLRTLDQVGCLDFPIRVEKRERPDFEVLSGEKVVGLECTEAGSTSAHRADAELEKAPRGSVLEGTKLRKPGESLKDSPMFGDEPERLWVEDILDTLRSKQGKLSGYQEFPEQHLLIYDNSQYRTLTAWTVTDLPRRLADGINELPGYGSEPGQRFQRVSVLRDRVLMYDITGSPLLLPVPVGSALPPLMPLDRLGVSELALREFCRKYRIRKLGFFGSVREDDRFGPQSDVDVLVEFEPEFGLGLLQLALIEFELTNLLERKADLRTVLDLSRYFREEVVRDKTELAYVAG